Proteins co-encoded in one Brassica oleracea var. oleracea cultivar TO1000 chromosome C4, BOL, whole genome shotgun sequence genomic window:
- the LOC106338125 gene encoding zinc finger MYM-type protein 1-like, which yields MVGGVLRRFNSAWFDQYPSWLEYSVKKDAAFCLNCYLFGDNACKGGRNDACIVDGFSSWNKFKKLSEHVGGVNSFHNNAVMKCENLMRQGQSIKDALHKQGDIMKNEYRIRLNASIDVPRFLLRQELPFRGHEEKEETANNGNFFELLKYTAEQNDVVSKAVLRNASGNNQMTSPIIQKDIVHCFSEELVKSIIEEIDHDVFGLLVDESADVSYKEQMVVVLRIVDKNGIVKERFISLTHVAETSSLSLNSAIDSLFAKHGLSITSCS from the coding sequence ATGGTCGGAGGCGTATTGAGGCGATTTAATTCTGCTTGGTTTGATCAGTATCCGAGCTGGCTAGAATATAGTGTGAAGAAAGATGCAGCTTTTTGTCTAAATTGTTACTTGTTCGGGGATAATGCTTGTAAAGGAGGCAGAAATGATGCATGTATTGTTGATGGTTTCTCTAGCTGGAATAAGTTTAAAAAACTTTCAGAACATGTCGGAGGTGTTAACAGTTTTCACAACAATGCAGTAATGAAATGTGAAAACTTGATGAGACAAGGTCAGTCTATCAAGGATGCTTTGCATAAACAAGGTGATATCATGAAGAATGAGTATCGAATTAGGTTAAATGCCTCCATTGATGTTCCTAGATTCTTGTTGCGTCAAGAATTACCTTTCCGTGGTCATGAGGAGAAAGAAGAAACAGCTAATAACGGTAATTTTTTTGAGCTCTTGAAATATACTGCTGAACAGAATGATGTTGTGAGTAAGGCTGTTTTAAGAAACGCTTCTGGAAACAATCAAATGACTTCTCCAATAATTCAGAAAGATATTGTGCACTGTTTTTCAGAGGAGTTAGTCAAAAGTATTATTGAAGAAATTGATCATGATGTTTTCGGTTTGTTGGTGGATGAGTCAGCTGATGTTTCTTATAAAGAACAAATGGTAGTGGTGCTTCGGATTGTTGACAAGAATGGGATAGTTAAAGAGAGATTCATCAGTCTTACTCATGTGGCTGAGACATCTTCATTATCTTTGAACTCTGCTATTGATTCTTTGTTTGCCAAACATGGTTTAAGCATTACATCATGTTCTTAG